Sequence from the Brevundimonas sp. SGAir0440 genome:
GGGGACTGGGCATCATCGCCGCCGGCCTGGTCGAAAAGGTCGATCACTGGATCGCCTTCACCCTGCTGCTGATCGTCGGCGGCAAGATGATCTGGGAAGGCGTTCAACCTCGCGGCGCGGAGGAGGATGAGGCGCCGCGCCGGTCCGGCCCCTGGGCGCTTGTGGCGACGGCGGTCGGCACCAGCATCGACGCTGCGGCCGTCGGCGTGGGTCTGGCCTTCATCGGCGCCAATATCTGGGTGATCGCCGCCTCGATCGGCTTCACCACCTTCGTGTTGACCACCATCGGAATGCTGATCGGCAAGGCCGTAGGCACGCGCTTCGGCAAGACGGCCGAGATCATCGGCGGCATCGCCCTGATCGGTCTAGGCTCGGCCATCCTGCTGGAACACCTGGGCGTTCTTGGCGGCTGAGCCGGATCAGGCCGAGGGCAGCAGGTCCGCCGCGAAGGGTCGATAACGACCGGCGCGCACGGCGTCGGTCGCGCGAGCGATGTCCGGGGCGAAATAGTGGTCGCTGGCGTAGGGGGCGGCAGCCTCGCGGACGATGGCGAAGACCTGTTCCAGCGCCGGCGAGCTAGTGAGCGGCCGATGGAACTCCAGTCCCTGCGCCGCCGCCAGAAGCTCGATGCCGACCACCGTCGCCGTGTTCTCGGCCATGTCCAGCAAACGGCGGGCGCCGTGTGTGGCCATGCTCACGTGGTCTTCCTGGTTGGCGCTGGTCGGCACGGTGTCCACGCTGCACGGGTGAGCGACCATACGGTTCTCGGCGATCAGGGCCGCAGCCGTCACCTGGGCGATCATGAAGCCGGAGTTCAGGCCGCTTTCCCTGACCAGGAAGGCCGGCAGTTCGCTCATCTTGGGATCGACCAGGATTGATGTGCGGCGTTCCGAGATATTGCCGATCTCGCAAAGCGCCATGGCGATCTGATCGGCAGCGAAAGCAACGGGTTCGGCGTGGAAGTTGCCGCCCGAAATGACGTCTCCATCCTCGATGAAGACCAGCGGATTGTCGGTGACGGCGTTCGCTTCGCGCGCCAGCGCAGCGGCGGCGCTGGTTAGCACATCGAGGATCGCGCCCATGACCTGAGGCTGGCAGCGCAGGGAGTAGGGATCCTGGACCTTGGAGCAGTCGTCGCGGTGGCTGTCGCGGATGGCGGAGCCCGCCATCAGCTCGCGCAGGCGGGCGGCGACGGCGATCTGGCCCGGCTGACCGCGCAGGGCGTGGATACGATGATCGAACGGGGCGTCGGACCCTTTCAGCGCATCGACCGCCAAGGCGCCGGCGGCGATGCCGGCCGCGAACGCCGCCTCGGCCGCGAACAGACCGGCGAGCGCCAGCGCGGTCGAGCACTGGGTGCCGTTCAGCAGCGCCAGGCCTTCCTTCGGGCCCAGCGTCAGAGGCGTCAGGCCGACCTTCGCCAGAGCCGCTTCGGCCTCCAAGGTCGCGCCGTTCAGCCGCGCCTCGCCCACGCCGATCAGGACGCAGGACATATGGGCCAGCGGCGCCAGGTCGCCCGAGGCGCCGACCGATCCCTTGGATGGAATGCAGGGCAGGACGTCCGCGTTGACCAGGGCGATCAGGGCCTCCAGCGTCTCGCGCCGAATGCCCGAGGCGCCGCGCGACAGACTGGCGATCTTCAGCACCATCAAAAGACGCGTCACCGAATCCGGCAGCAGCGGCCCGACGCCACAGGCGTGGCTGAGAACCAGATTACGCTGCAGCGTCTCCAGGTCTTCAGGCGCGATGGACGTGTTGGCCAGCAGGCCGAAGCCGGTGTTGACGCCATAGACGGTGCGCCCCTCGGCGACGATGGCGGCGATGGTCGCTGCGCCCCTTTCCACATCGGCCCAGGCGGCGGGCGTCAGTGAGACGATAGCAGGGCCCTCCAGCACCGCACGAAGCTGAGTAAGCGTGAGAGGCGACTGGCCGAGAGTAATCGCGGTCATGGTTCAGGCCTTCAGGCTCGGAAGGTTCAGTTCGTGCTCGCGCGCGGCAGCGCGGGCGATCTCATAGCCGGCGTCGGCGTGACGCATGACGCCCGTGGCGGGGTCGTTCCACAGCACCCGCTCAAGCCGTTGGGCGGCCTCCGGGGTCCCGTCCGC
This genomic interval carries:
- a CDS encoding manganese efflux pump MntP family protein, encoding MTPGAIAILSLSMSTDAFAAAVGRGASHRPAVKDAVKAGLVFGVIEAITPLIGWGLGIIAAGLVEKVDHWIAFTLLLIVGGKMIWEGVQPRGAEEDEAPRRSGPWALVATAVGTSIDAAAVGVGLAFIGANIWVIAASIGFTTFVLTTIGMLIGKAVGTRFGKTAEIIGGIALIGLGSAILLEHLGVLGG
- the hutH gene encoding histidine ammonia-lyase translates to MTAITLGQSPLTLTQLRAVLEGPAIVSLTPAAWADVERGAATIAAIVAEGRTVYGVNTGFGLLANTSIAPEDLETLQRNLVLSHACGVGPLLPDSVTRLLMVLKIASLSRGASGIRRETLEALIALVNADVLPCIPSKGSVGASGDLAPLAHMSCVLIGVGEARLNGATLEAEAALAKVGLTPLTLGPKEGLALLNGTQCSTALALAGLFAAEAAFAAGIAAGALAVDALKGSDAPFDHRIHALRGQPGQIAVAARLRELMAGSAIRDSHRDDCSKVQDPYSLRCQPQVMGAILDVLTSAAAALAREANAVTDNPLVFIEDGDVISGGNFHAEPVAFAADQIAMALCEIGNISERRTSILVDPKMSELPAFLVRESGLNSGFMIAQVTAAALIAENRMVAHPCSVDTVPTSANQEDHVSMATHGARRLLDMAENTATVVGIELLAAAQGLEFHRPLTSSPALEQVFAIVREAAAPYASDHYFAPDIARATDAVRAGRYRPFAADLLPSA